The Dunckerocampus dactyliophorus isolate RoL2022-P2 chromosome 16, RoL_Ddac_1.1, whole genome shotgun sequence genome includes a window with the following:
- the si:dkeyp-23e4.3 gene encoding rho GTPase-activating protein 7 isoform X1, which translates to MAEMTATVAKKTPLRRSFSEHMKVSTNKAWDAFWRSTRERRLWEIEAKEACDWLRAAGFPQYAQVLKDCKFPIDIEFAKRDHQFLDKDALDSLCRRLITLNKSVEMRLDLPKPKHQVDDDFIDEDFCAISPSWTYDRRMRQWRHIDPPMDFLRLSDSSSTPQDMSPCDNRDVRDHHDVCSIHSSSSTESESQNRRHKSHREDAVNQSTTDDQGTSRSSSRCSSSNKTPSLDISFSGPPSPGGVSGGGSSMSLEAEACVTEKPPQKKGTSLLRKMEKLRLRGTTGLLSVPRNPGTLAQRVVRETEGDRRMGRGPSSHASSSPSSPHPMSSSSSNSHSESSSVVSTPSPVTRVRSNCKRCNSASENGKGLPRNNNQNRNTENKDYKDQINNNNNNISHEALLFHIPHGHKPGTFPTSLAHKHNLLSPVIDETSINWRTGSFHGYQSRRSCRRGMASPTTSSPSPSDAGIRLSIYDNVPDDHQLSESEGGSGGSVSDAERMGDDSEVTRLLVGEDVFSALDTVLERINDLQQLVSTWTENLSEDDSQQDSTSASSSSSSTSSCSHDSLAHCSSATSPCPSSPTRIHLEVQHSEEEEESCEKISESRDQSKTRSAQDKSSRVSQQLHWSSEQSLPTLPTSPGVENQSVSQFLLLHKLALLKLTALMDKYSPSSKQGWNWTVPKPLRKTKATQAKGRRVFGVPLLVNVQQTGESLPPSILRALVYLRTECLDQVGLFRKSGLKSRIQHLREMLESNPDDVSYNGQSAFDVADMVKQYLRDLPEPIFTSKLCESFLHIYQYFPKDQQLVASQAAIMLLPDENREALRTILFFLRDVVACVEENQMTPTNIAVCLAPSLFHLNALKRDTSAARSSHRKHSLGRPDQRDLSENLAATQGLANMITEAQRLFEIPEFWPAQHLSAAGQTEDLLKEVAGSECPGSGRCEDELEERRQKLQMSTHLLLKETREKSRGWENQTAPEAVTLALKKMDDGCPLWMWRGSVEVEAHQEDLLHRLLREHELWEGGLHQAAIIQTLPKDAEVYRYFLHGQGHGLGSCPPREHLLLRTWQTDPSCGPLYLSSVSIDHPEVPVEGVRVHTHSCLYLLQPIGVRRTRLTHLCRTDERGRSQAWHHKVSGHRLAAGLLAIQDSFRAELKETSA; encoded by the exons AGATTGAAGCCAAGgaggcctgcgattggctgcgaGCAGCCGGCTTCCCTCAGTATGCGCAGGTATTGAAAG ACTGCAAGTTCCCCATCGACATCGAATTCGCCAAGAGGGATCACCAGTTCTTGGATAAGGATGCTCTGGATTCCCTCTGCAG GCGATTAATCACTTTGAATAAAAGTGTGGAAATGAGGCTGGACTTGCCCAAACCAAAACATCAA GTGGATGATGACTTTATCGACGAAGATTTCTGCGCCATCAGCCCAAGCTGGACCTACGACAGGCGGATGCGACAATGGCGGCACATCGATCCTCCTATGGACTTCCTCCGCTTGTCTGACAGCTCCAGCACTCCTCAGGACATGTCTCCATGTGACAACCGGGATGTCAGAGACCACCATGATGTCTGCTCCATCCACAGTTCCAGCAGCACTGAGAGCGAAAGCCAAAACAGGCGCCATAAGAGTCACAGAGAAGATGCTGTTAACCAAAGCACCACAGACGATCAGGGGACCAGCAGAAGCTCCTCACGCTGCTCCTCTTCAAACAAGACTCCATCTCTGGATATCTCATTCAGTGGACCGCCTTCACCTGGAGGTGTAAGTGGGGGAGGGTCATCCATGAGTCTGGAAGCTGAGGCCTGCGTCACAGAGAAACCACCTCAGAAAAAGGGAACCAGTCTGCTAAGGAAAATGGAGAAACTGCGGCTGAGAGGGACAACGGGCCTCCTCTCTGTTCCGAGGAACCCCGGGACTCTGGCTCAGCGGGTTGTCCGAGAAACTGAAGGGGACAGGAGGATGGGAAGGGGTCCATCAAG CCACGCAtcttcatcaccatcatcacctCACCCgatgagcagcagcagcagtaacaGCCACTCGGAGAGCAGCAGCGTTGTCAGCACGCCGAGCCCTGTCACACGTGTCCGGAGTAACTGCAAACGCTGTAACAGTGCTTCCGAAAACGGCAAGGGATTGCCACGCAACAACAACCAGAACAGGAACACAGAAAACAAG GACTACAAGGACCagatcaacaacaacaacaacaacatcagccACGAGGCCCTGCTCTTCCATATCCCCCATGGACACAAGCCGGGGACTTTCCCCACTTCccttgcacacaaacacaacctcCTGTCTCCTGTCATCGATGAAACCTCCATCAACTGGAGGACTGGTAGTTTCCACGGTTACCAGAGCCGCCGAAGTTGCCGTCGGGGCATGGCATCGCCCACCACCTCGTCGCCTTCTCCCAGCGACGCCGGCATTCGACTGAGTATCTATGACAACGTTCCAGATGACCACCAACTGTCTGAAAGTGAAGGTGGTAGTGGTGGAAGTGTTAGTGATGCGGAGCGAATGGGGGATGACTCCGAG GTAACTCGACTGTTGGTAGGCGAGGATGTTTTCTCCGCTCTGGACACGGTTTTAGAAAGGATCAACGACCTGCAGCAACTCGTCTCCACCTGGACTGAAAATCTATCTGAAGACGACTCTCAGCAAGATTCCACCtctgcctcctcctcttcctcttctacttcctcctGCTCCCACGATTCACTTGCGCATTGCTCTTCAGCCACCTCCCCTTGCCCTTCCTCACCTACTCGCATCCACCTGGAGGTGCAGCattcagaggaggaggaggagagctgTGAGAAGATATCTGAGAGCAGAGACCAGTCAAAGACCAGATCAGCGCAAGACAAGAGCAG TAGAGTGAGCCAGCAGCTGCACTGGTCCAGTGAGCAAAGCCTGCCGACCctgccaaccagtccagggGTGGAGAACCAGTCTGTTTCCCAGTTTCTTCTGCTGCATAAGCTCGCTTTGCTCAAACTCACCGCCCTGATGGACAAATACTCCCCATCCAGCAAGCAAGGCTGGAATTG GACTGTTCCCAAACCACTGAGGAAGACCAAGGCGACACAGGCGAAAGGGCGGCGGGTTTTTGGTGTTCCTCTGCTTGTCAATGTGCAGCAGACAGGAGAGTCCCTCCCTCCCAGCATTCTCAGGGCGCTTGTTTACCTGAGAACAGAGTGTTTGGATCAG GTCGGTCTTTTCCGGAAGTCGGGGTTGAAGTCTCGGATCCAGCACCTCCGCGAGATGCTGGAGTCCAACCCAGACGACGTTTCCTATAATGGACAGTCAGCTTTCGACGTGGCCGACATGGTGAAGCAGTACTTGCGAGACCTGCCTGAGCCCATCTTCACCTCCAAGCTGTGCGAGTCCTTCCTCCATATTTACCAAT ATTTTCCCAAAGATCAGCAGCTGGTGGCATCCCAGGCGGCTATCATGCTGCTGCCCGATGAGAACCGGGAGGCGCTGCGAACAATCCTCTTCTTCCTGCGAGACGTGGTGGCCTGCGTGGAGGAGAACCAGATGACTCCCACAAACATCGCCGTGTGCCTGGCGCCATCGCTATTCCACCTCAACGCCCTGAAGAGAGACACCAGTGCGGCAAG GTCGAGTCACAGGAAGCACAGCCTCGGCCGCCCAGACCAGCGTGATCTAAGCGAGAACTTGGCTGCCACCCAGGGCCTCGCCAACATGATCACAGAGGCCCAGAGACTTTTTGAG ATTCCAGAGTTTTGGCCTGCTCAGCACCTGAGCGCCGCAGGCCAGACGGAAGATCTTTTGAAGGAGGTGGCGGGGTCGGAGTGCCCTGGTTCTGGTAGATGCGAGGACGAGCTGGAGGAGAGGAGGCAGAAGCTCCAGATGAGCACCCATCTGCTTCTGAAAGAAACCAGGGAGAAGAGCCGAGGCTGGGAGAACCAAACTGCTCCGGAGGCTGTAACACTGGCCCTCAAGAAG ATGGACGATGGTTGCCCCCTGTGGATGTGGCGAGGCTCAGTGGAGGTGGAAGCCCACCAGGAGGATTTGTTGCACCGTCTGCTTCGGGAACACGAGCTGTGGGAGGGAGGCTTGCACCAGGCTGCCATAATACAGACCTTGCCCAAAGATGCAGAGGTCTATCGCTACTTCCTCCACGGCCAGGGCCACGGTCTGGGCTCCTGCCCGCCCCGGGAGCACCTGCTGCTCAG GACCTGGCAGACAGACCCTTCCTGTGGCCCGCTCTATCTATCCTCTGTGTCTATTGACCACCCCGAGGTGCCAGTGGAGGGGGTCAGAGTCCACACACACTCCTGTCTCTACCTGCTGCAACCCATCGGAGTTCGGAGGACCCGGCTGACGCACTTGTGCCGAACTGACGAAAG GGGGCGCTCACAAGCGTGGCACCACAAAGTGAGCGGACATCGTCTGGCTGCGGGTCTGTTGGCGATCCAAGACTCCTTCAGAGCTGAGCTCAAAGAGACCAGCGCCtga
- the si:dkeyp-23e4.3 gene encoding rho GTPase-activating protein 7 isoform X2, with protein MRELFFMSARLCWLSSQSPCSVKEIEAKEACDWLRAAGFPQYAQVLKDCKFPIDIEFAKRDHQFLDKDALDSLCRRLITLNKSVEMRLDLPKPKHQVDDDFIDEDFCAISPSWTYDRRMRQWRHIDPPMDFLRLSDSSSTPQDMSPCDNRDVRDHHDVCSIHSSSSTESESQNRRHKSHREDAVNQSTTDDQGTSRSSSRCSSSNKTPSLDISFSGPPSPGGVSGGGSSMSLEAEACVTEKPPQKKGTSLLRKMEKLRLRGTTGLLSVPRNPGTLAQRVVRETEGDRRMGRGPSSHASSSPSSPHPMSSSSSNSHSESSSVVSTPSPVTRVRSNCKRCNSASENGKGLPRNNNQNRNTENKDYKDQINNNNNNISHEALLFHIPHGHKPGTFPTSLAHKHNLLSPVIDETSINWRTGSFHGYQSRRSCRRGMASPTTSSPSPSDAGIRLSIYDNVPDDHQLSESEGGSGGSVSDAERMGDDSEVTRLLVGEDVFSALDTVLERINDLQQLVSTWTENLSEDDSQQDSTSASSSSSSTSSCSHDSLAHCSSATSPCPSSPTRIHLEVQHSEEEEESCEKISESRDQSKTRSAQDKSSRVSQQLHWSSEQSLPTLPTSPGVENQSVSQFLLLHKLALLKLTALMDKYSPSSKQGWNWTVPKPLRKTKATQAKGRRVFGVPLLVNVQQTGESLPPSILRALVYLRTECLDQVGLFRKSGLKSRIQHLREMLESNPDDVSYNGQSAFDVADMVKQYLRDLPEPIFTSKLCESFLHIYQYFPKDQQLVASQAAIMLLPDENREALRTILFFLRDVVACVEENQMTPTNIAVCLAPSLFHLNALKRDTSAARSSHRKHSLGRPDQRDLSENLAATQGLANMITEAQRLFEIPEFWPAQHLSAAGQTEDLLKEVAGSECPGSGRCEDELEERRQKLQMSTHLLLKETREKSRGWENQTAPEAVTLALKKMDDGCPLWMWRGSVEVEAHQEDLLHRLLREHELWEGGLHQAAIIQTLPKDAEVYRYFLHGQGHGLGSCPPREHLLLRTWQTDPSCGPLYLSSVSIDHPEVPVEGVRVHTHSCLYLLQPIGVRRTRLTHLCRTDERGRSQAWHHKVSGHRLAAGLLAIQDSFRAELKETSA; from the exons AGATTGAAGCCAAGgaggcctgcgattggctgcgaGCAGCCGGCTTCCCTCAGTATGCGCAGGTATTGAAAG ACTGCAAGTTCCCCATCGACATCGAATTCGCCAAGAGGGATCACCAGTTCTTGGATAAGGATGCTCTGGATTCCCTCTGCAG GCGATTAATCACTTTGAATAAAAGTGTGGAAATGAGGCTGGACTTGCCCAAACCAAAACATCAA GTGGATGATGACTTTATCGACGAAGATTTCTGCGCCATCAGCCCAAGCTGGACCTACGACAGGCGGATGCGACAATGGCGGCACATCGATCCTCCTATGGACTTCCTCCGCTTGTCTGACAGCTCCAGCACTCCTCAGGACATGTCTCCATGTGACAACCGGGATGTCAGAGACCACCATGATGTCTGCTCCATCCACAGTTCCAGCAGCACTGAGAGCGAAAGCCAAAACAGGCGCCATAAGAGTCACAGAGAAGATGCTGTTAACCAAAGCACCACAGACGATCAGGGGACCAGCAGAAGCTCCTCACGCTGCTCCTCTTCAAACAAGACTCCATCTCTGGATATCTCATTCAGTGGACCGCCTTCACCTGGAGGTGTAAGTGGGGGAGGGTCATCCATGAGTCTGGAAGCTGAGGCCTGCGTCACAGAGAAACCACCTCAGAAAAAGGGAACCAGTCTGCTAAGGAAAATGGAGAAACTGCGGCTGAGAGGGACAACGGGCCTCCTCTCTGTTCCGAGGAACCCCGGGACTCTGGCTCAGCGGGTTGTCCGAGAAACTGAAGGGGACAGGAGGATGGGAAGGGGTCCATCAAG CCACGCAtcttcatcaccatcatcacctCACCCgatgagcagcagcagcagtaacaGCCACTCGGAGAGCAGCAGCGTTGTCAGCACGCCGAGCCCTGTCACACGTGTCCGGAGTAACTGCAAACGCTGTAACAGTGCTTCCGAAAACGGCAAGGGATTGCCACGCAACAACAACCAGAACAGGAACACAGAAAACAAG GACTACAAGGACCagatcaacaacaacaacaacaacatcagccACGAGGCCCTGCTCTTCCATATCCCCCATGGACACAAGCCGGGGACTTTCCCCACTTCccttgcacacaaacacaacctcCTGTCTCCTGTCATCGATGAAACCTCCATCAACTGGAGGACTGGTAGTTTCCACGGTTACCAGAGCCGCCGAAGTTGCCGTCGGGGCATGGCATCGCCCACCACCTCGTCGCCTTCTCCCAGCGACGCCGGCATTCGACTGAGTATCTATGACAACGTTCCAGATGACCACCAACTGTCTGAAAGTGAAGGTGGTAGTGGTGGAAGTGTTAGTGATGCGGAGCGAATGGGGGATGACTCCGAG GTAACTCGACTGTTGGTAGGCGAGGATGTTTTCTCCGCTCTGGACACGGTTTTAGAAAGGATCAACGACCTGCAGCAACTCGTCTCCACCTGGACTGAAAATCTATCTGAAGACGACTCTCAGCAAGATTCCACCtctgcctcctcctcttcctcttctacttcctcctGCTCCCACGATTCACTTGCGCATTGCTCTTCAGCCACCTCCCCTTGCCCTTCCTCACCTACTCGCATCCACCTGGAGGTGCAGCattcagaggaggaggaggagagctgTGAGAAGATATCTGAGAGCAGAGACCAGTCAAAGACCAGATCAGCGCAAGACAAGAGCAG TAGAGTGAGCCAGCAGCTGCACTGGTCCAGTGAGCAAAGCCTGCCGACCctgccaaccagtccagggGTGGAGAACCAGTCTGTTTCCCAGTTTCTTCTGCTGCATAAGCTCGCTTTGCTCAAACTCACCGCCCTGATGGACAAATACTCCCCATCCAGCAAGCAAGGCTGGAATTG GACTGTTCCCAAACCACTGAGGAAGACCAAGGCGACACAGGCGAAAGGGCGGCGGGTTTTTGGTGTTCCTCTGCTTGTCAATGTGCAGCAGACAGGAGAGTCCCTCCCTCCCAGCATTCTCAGGGCGCTTGTTTACCTGAGAACAGAGTGTTTGGATCAG GTCGGTCTTTTCCGGAAGTCGGGGTTGAAGTCTCGGATCCAGCACCTCCGCGAGATGCTGGAGTCCAACCCAGACGACGTTTCCTATAATGGACAGTCAGCTTTCGACGTGGCCGACATGGTGAAGCAGTACTTGCGAGACCTGCCTGAGCCCATCTTCACCTCCAAGCTGTGCGAGTCCTTCCTCCATATTTACCAAT ATTTTCCCAAAGATCAGCAGCTGGTGGCATCCCAGGCGGCTATCATGCTGCTGCCCGATGAGAACCGGGAGGCGCTGCGAACAATCCTCTTCTTCCTGCGAGACGTGGTGGCCTGCGTGGAGGAGAACCAGATGACTCCCACAAACATCGCCGTGTGCCTGGCGCCATCGCTATTCCACCTCAACGCCCTGAAGAGAGACACCAGTGCGGCAAG GTCGAGTCACAGGAAGCACAGCCTCGGCCGCCCAGACCAGCGTGATCTAAGCGAGAACTTGGCTGCCACCCAGGGCCTCGCCAACATGATCACAGAGGCCCAGAGACTTTTTGAG ATTCCAGAGTTTTGGCCTGCTCAGCACCTGAGCGCCGCAGGCCAGACGGAAGATCTTTTGAAGGAGGTGGCGGGGTCGGAGTGCCCTGGTTCTGGTAGATGCGAGGACGAGCTGGAGGAGAGGAGGCAGAAGCTCCAGATGAGCACCCATCTGCTTCTGAAAGAAACCAGGGAGAAGAGCCGAGGCTGGGAGAACCAAACTGCTCCGGAGGCTGTAACACTGGCCCTCAAGAAG ATGGACGATGGTTGCCCCCTGTGGATGTGGCGAGGCTCAGTGGAGGTGGAAGCCCACCAGGAGGATTTGTTGCACCGTCTGCTTCGGGAACACGAGCTGTGGGAGGGAGGCTTGCACCAGGCTGCCATAATACAGACCTTGCCCAAAGATGCAGAGGTCTATCGCTACTTCCTCCACGGCCAGGGCCACGGTCTGGGCTCCTGCCCGCCCCGGGAGCACCTGCTGCTCAG GACCTGGCAGACAGACCCTTCCTGTGGCCCGCTCTATCTATCCTCTGTGTCTATTGACCACCCCGAGGTGCCAGTGGAGGGGGTCAGAGTCCACACACACTCCTGTCTCTACCTGCTGCAACCCATCGGAGTTCGGAGGACCCGGCTGACGCACTTGTGCCGAACTGACGAAAG GGGGCGCTCACAAGCGTGGCACCACAAAGTGAGCGGACATCGTCTGGCTGCGGGTCTGTTGGCGATCCAAGACTCCTTCAGAGCTGAGCTCAAAGAGACCAGCGCCtga
- the si:dkeyp-23e4.3 gene encoding rho GTPase-activating protein 7 isoform X3, whose product MLITKIEAKEACDWLRAAGFPQYAQVLKDCKFPIDIEFAKRDHQFLDKDALDSLCRRLITLNKSVEMRLDLPKPKHQVDDDFIDEDFCAISPSWTYDRRMRQWRHIDPPMDFLRLSDSSSTPQDMSPCDNRDVRDHHDVCSIHSSSSTESESQNRRHKSHREDAVNQSTTDDQGTSRSSSRCSSSNKTPSLDISFSGPPSPGGVSGGGSSMSLEAEACVTEKPPQKKGTSLLRKMEKLRLRGTTGLLSVPRNPGTLAQRVVRETEGDRRMGRGPSSHASSSPSSPHPMSSSSSNSHSESSSVVSTPSPVTRVRSNCKRCNSASENGKGLPRNNNQNRNTENKDYKDQINNNNNNISHEALLFHIPHGHKPGTFPTSLAHKHNLLSPVIDETSINWRTGSFHGYQSRRSCRRGMASPTTSSPSPSDAGIRLSIYDNVPDDHQLSESEGGSGGSVSDAERMGDDSEVTRLLVGEDVFSALDTVLERINDLQQLVSTWTENLSEDDSQQDSTSASSSSSSTSSCSHDSLAHCSSATSPCPSSPTRIHLEVQHSEEEEESCEKISESRDQSKTRSAQDKSSRVSQQLHWSSEQSLPTLPTSPGVENQSVSQFLLLHKLALLKLTALMDKYSPSSKQGWNWTVPKPLRKTKATQAKGRRVFGVPLLVNVQQTGESLPPSILRALVYLRTECLDQVGLFRKSGLKSRIQHLREMLESNPDDVSYNGQSAFDVADMVKQYLRDLPEPIFTSKLCESFLHIYQYFPKDQQLVASQAAIMLLPDENREALRTILFFLRDVVACVEENQMTPTNIAVCLAPSLFHLNALKRDTSAARSSHRKHSLGRPDQRDLSENLAATQGLANMITEAQRLFEIPEFWPAQHLSAAGQTEDLLKEVAGSECPGSGRCEDELEERRQKLQMSTHLLLKETREKSRGWENQTAPEAVTLALKKMDDGCPLWMWRGSVEVEAHQEDLLHRLLREHELWEGGLHQAAIIQTLPKDAEVYRYFLHGQGHGLGSCPPREHLLLRTWQTDPSCGPLYLSSVSIDHPEVPVEGVRVHTHSCLYLLQPIGVRRTRLTHLCRTDERGRSQAWHHKVSGHRLAAGLLAIQDSFRAELKETSA is encoded by the exons ATGTTGATCACAA AGATTGAAGCCAAGgaggcctgcgattggctgcgaGCAGCCGGCTTCCCTCAGTATGCGCAGGTATTGAAAG ACTGCAAGTTCCCCATCGACATCGAATTCGCCAAGAGGGATCACCAGTTCTTGGATAAGGATGCTCTGGATTCCCTCTGCAG GCGATTAATCACTTTGAATAAAAGTGTGGAAATGAGGCTGGACTTGCCCAAACCAAAACATCAA GTGGATGATGACTTTATCGACGAAGATTTCTGCGCCATCAGCCCAAGCTGGACCTACGACAGGCGGATGCGACAATGGCGGCACATCGATCCTCCTATGGACTTCCTCCGCTTGTCTGACAGCTCCAGCACTCCTCAGGACATGTCTCCATGTGACAACCGGGATGTCAGAGACCACCATGATGTCTGCTCCATCCACAGTTCCAGCAGCACTGAGAGCGAAAGCCAAAACAGGCGCCATAAGAGTCACAGAGAAGATGCTGTTAACCAAAGCACCACAGACGATCAGGGGACCAGCAGAAGCTCCTCACGCTGCTCCTCTTCAAACAAGACTCCATCTCTGGATATCTCATTCAGTGGACCGCCTTCACCTGGAGGTGTAAGTGGGGGAGGGTCATCCATGAGTCTGGAAGCTGAGGCCTGCGTCACAGAGAAACCACCTCAGAAAAAGGGAACCAGTCTGCTAAGGAAAATGGAGAAACTGCGGCTGAGAGGGACAACGGGCCTCCTCTCTGTTCCGAGGAACCCCGGGACTCTGGCTCAGCGGGTTGTCCGAGAAACTGAAGGGGACAGGAGGATGGGAAGGGGTCCATCAAG CCACGCAtcttcatcaccatcatcacctCACCCgatgagcagcagcagcagtaacaGCCACTCGGAGAGCAGCAGCGTTGTCAGCACGCCGAGCCCTGTCACACGTGTCCGGAGTAACTGCAAACGCTGTAACAGTGCTTCCGAAAACGGCAAGGGATTGCCACGCAACAACAACCAGAACAGGAACACAGAAAACAAG GACTACAAGGACCagatcaacaacaacaacaacaacatcagccACGAGGCCCTGCTCTTCCATATCCCCCATGGACACAAGCCGGGGACTTTCCCCACTTCccttgcacacaaacacaacctcCTGTCTCCTGTCATCGATGAAACCTCCATCAACTGGAGGACTGGTAGTTTCCACGGTTACCAGAGCCGCCGAAGTTGCCGTCGGGGCATGGCATCGCCCACCACCTCGTCGCCTTCTCCCAGCGACGCCGGCATTCGACTGAGTATCTATGACAACGTTCCAGATGACCACCAACTGTCTGAAAGTGAAGGTGGTAGTGGTGGAAGTGTTAGTGATGCGGAGCGAATGGGGGATGACTCCGAG GTAACTCGACTGTTGGTAGGCGAGGATGTTTTCTCCGCTCTGGACACGGTTTTAGAAAGGATCAACGACCTGCAGCAACTCGTCTCCACCTGGACTGAAAATCTATCTGAAGACGACTCTCAGCAAGATTCCACCtctgcctcctcctcttcctcttctacttcctcctGCTCCCACGATTCACTTGCGCATTGCTCTTCAGCCACCTCCCCTTGCCCTTCCTCACCTACTCGCATCCACCTGGAGGTGCAGCattcagaggaggaggaggagagctgTGAGAAGATATCTGAGAGCAGAGACCAGTCAAAGACCAGATCAGCGCAAGACAAGAGCAG TAGAGTGAGCCAGCAGCTGCACTGGTCCAGTGAGCAAAGCCTGCCGACCctgccaaccagtccagggGTGGAGAACCAGTCTGTTTCCCAGTTTCTTCTGCTGCATAAGCTCGCTTTGCTCAAACTCACCGCCCTGATGGACAAATACTCCCCATCCAGCAAGCAAGGCTGGAATTG GACTGTTCCCAAACCACTGAGGAAGACCAAGGCGACACAGGCGAAAGGGCGGCGGGTTTTTGGTGTTCCTCTGCTTGTCAATGTGCAGCAGACAGGAGAGTCCCTCCCTCCCAGCATTCTCAGGGCGCTTGTTTACCTGAGAACAGAGTGTTTGGATCAG GTCGGTCTTTTCCGGAAGTCGGGGTTGAAGTCTCGGATCCAGCACCTCCGCGAGATGCTGGAGTCCAACCCAGACGACGTTTCCTATAATGGACAGTCAGCTTTCGACGTGGCCGACATGGTGAAGCAGTACTTGCGAGACCTGCCTGAGCCCATCTTCACCTCCAAGCTGTGCGAGTCCTTCCTCCATATTTACCAAT ATTTTCCCAAAGATCAGCAGCTGGTGGCATCCCAGGCGGCTATCATGCTGCTGCCCGATGAGAACCGGGAGGCGCTGCGAACAATCCTCTTCTTCCTGCGAGACGTGGTGGCCTGCGTGGAGGAGAACCAGATGACTCCCACAAACATCGCCGTGTGCCTGGCGCCATCGCTATTCCACCTCAACGCCCTGAAGAGAGACACCAGTGCGGCAAG GTCGAGTCACAGGAAGCACAGCCTCGGCCGCCCAGACCAGCGTGATCTAAGCGAGAACTTGGCTGCCACCCAGGGCCTCGCCAACATGATCACAGAGGCCCAGAGACTTTTTGAG ATTCCAGAGTTTTGGCCTGCTCAGCACCTGAGCGCCGCAGGCCAGACGGAAGATCTTTTGAAGGAGGTGGCGGGGTCGGAGTGCCCTGGTTCTGGTAGATGCGAGGACGAGCTGGAGGAGAGGAGGCAGAAGCTCCAGATGAGCACCCATCTGCTTCTGAAAGAAACCAGGGAGAAGAGCCGAGGCTGGGAGAACCAAACTGCTCCGGAGGCTGTAACACTGGCCCTCAAGAAG ATGGACGATGGTTGCCCCCTGTGGATGTGGCGAGGCTCAGTGGAGGTGGAAGCCCACCAGGAGGATTTGTTGCACCGTCTGCTTCGGGAACACGAGCTGTGGGAGGGAGGCTTGCACCAGGCTGCCATAATACAGACCTTGCCCAAAGATGCAGAGGTCTATCGCTACTTCCTCCACGGCCAGGGCCACGGTCTGGGCTCCTGCCCGCCCCGGGAGCACCTGCTGCTCAG GACCTGGCAGACAGACCCTTCCTGTGGCCCGCTCTATCTATCCTCTGTGTCTATTGACCACCCCGAGGTGCCAGTGGAGGGGGTCAGAGTCCACACACACTCCTGTCTCTACCTGCTGCAACCCATCGGAGTTCGGAGGACCCGGCTGACGCACTTGTGCCGAACTGACGAAAG GGGGCGCTCACAAGCGTGGCACCACAAAGTGAGCGGACATCGTCTGGCTGCGGGTCTGTTGGCGATCCAAGACTCCTTCAGAGCTGAGCTCAAAGAGACCAGCGCCtga